A genomic window from Salvia miltiorrhiza cultivar Shanhuang (shh) chromosome 5, IMPLAD_Smil_shh, whole genome shotgun sequence includes:
- the LOC130985002 gene encoding heavy metal-associated isoprenylated plant protein 34-like — protein sequence MSKQDMLKVQTCVLRVNIHCEGCMHKVKKKLQKVEGVYKVNIDANQGKVVVSGNADPARLIEKLEKAGKHAELWGPQMQQFPISREQMKKFQIESLSKSNNQKQQMLMKNSGFAQLPLKKGGSKHEKIHPAKDHKSVRFDLPEDDDDDDDDDDDYDDDEDDFDDEDDDDFEERFGDVKNHGKPLVKGAVVGQKPGKGDKGGGGKEGKAKKKGGGGGGGGIDTFIKSMLKKAGGKKGKSEKSSKKGEKKKEDGGGGGGKKGGFEFGDVKKGKNDDNWSKKSGENLHFHGGKQHPQHHHQQQQQAFSEMKANHKGGGGGGGGGRNMEMMGGMPAVAGMPAMNGGRFPGAGPGNPYSQQQYMAQMNQMMMMNQMNQQREHGHDAAAAYHHQMAYARPPPPMMGYGGPPPMGYGPPPASGEYAHHMFSDENTDSCGIM from the exons ATGAGTAAACAGGATATGCTCAAGGTTCAg ACGTGTGTTCTGAGAGTGAATATACACTGTGAGGGCTGTATGCACAAGGTGAAGAAGAAGCTGCAGAAGGTTGAAG GAGTGTATAAGGTGAATATAGATGCGAATCAGGGGAAGGTGGTGGTGTCGGGGAATGCGGATCCGGCGAGGCTAATCGAGAAGCTCGAGAAGGCGGGGAAGCACGCGGAGCTGTGGGGCCCGCAGATGCAGCAGTTTCCGATCTCGCGCGAGCAGATGAAGAAGTTCCAGATTGAGAGCTTGAGCAAGAGTAATAATCAGAAGCAGCAGATGCTGATGAAGAACAGTGGATTCGCTCAGCTTCCTCTGAAGAAAGGAGGCTCCAAACATGAGAAAATTCATCCGGCTAAGGACCACAAGTCGGTCAGATTCGACTTGCCGGAagacgatgacgatgacgacgacgacgatgatgatTACGACGATGACGAGGATGATTTCGACGATGAGGACGACGACGATTTCGAGGAGCGGTTTGGGGATGTGAAGAATCATGGTAAGCCGCTTGTGAAAGGGGCGGTTGTTGGACAGAAGCCGGGTAAGGGAGATAAAGGCGGTGGTGGTAAAGAGGGGAAGGCGAAGAAGaagggcggcggcggtggcggtggtggaATTGATACGTTTATCAAGAGTATGTTGAAGAAGGCCGGTGGGAAGAAGGGGAAGTCGGAGAAGAGTAGTAAGAAGggggagaagaagaaagaggatggcggcggaggcggaggaaAGAAGGGTGGATTTGAGTTTGGAGATGTCAAAAAGGGGAAGAATGATGATAATTGGAGCAAGAAATCCGGTGAGAATTTGCATTTTCATGGAGGTAAACAACAtcctcaacatcatcatcagcagcagcagcaggcctTCAGTGAGATGAAAGCGAATCACAAAGGgggcggaggcggaggaggCGGCGGGAGGAATATGGAGATGATGGGGGGAATGCCGGCGGTGGCGGGGATGCCGGCGATGAACGGCGGCCGGTTCCCGGGGGCCGGGCCGGGGAATCCGTACAGCCAGCAACAATACATGGCGCAGATGAAtcagatgatgatgatgaatcagATGAATCAGCAGCGGGAGCATGGTCACGATGCGGCGGCGGCGTATCATCATCAGATGGCTTACGCGAGGCCGCCCCCGCCGATGATGGGGTACGGAGGGCCGCCGCCGATGGGATACGGGCCGCCGCCGGCCTCGGGTGAGTATGCTCATCATATGTTTAGTGATGAGAATACTGATAGCTGTGGTATTATGTAA